DNA from Halobaculum sp. XH14:
CGACGTCGGCGTCGGTGACGCGCGTCTCGACCTGCGCGAGGACGCTGTTCAGGTAGTTGTGCGTCTTCGCGTCGCTCGGGAGCGACCGGTCCGGGACGCGACGGGTCTTCACCGTCTGGACCGTCGCCGGCTCGTCCCAGCCGGGTTCGCCGCCGCGCTCGGTTCGGCCGCCCCGCGAGAGCGGCCGCACGACCACCACGACCGTCGGGTCGACCTCGGCGGCCGCGGGCGGGGTGACGCCGGGCGCCCCACCCCGGGTGACCGACAGGCGGACGTACGCCTCCCGGAGGTCGTTCGCGGCGAGCGTCTCGCGTACTCTGGCTCGAAGGTCGAGCTTCGAGAGGCCGAGTTCGTCGGCGGGCATCCCGAGCGAGTCCAGCGTGTCGAACAGCCGCTCGAGGTGTGCGTCCCAGCGGAAGACCGTGCCGCCGTAGGCCCGCATCGTCTCGAATCCGGCGTCGCCGTAGCGGAACCCGCGGTCGGACACCGGGACGGTCGCCTCCTCGGCCGGGACCACCTCGCCGTCGACGTGGTACCGGAGCGAGTCGGCCTCAGTCATCGTCGCCCCCGCCGGCTCCCTCGTCGTCGCTGTCCGTCGGTTTCCTGCGGTCGCTACTCGCCGGTTCCCCGCCGTCGTGCCACATCGGTTCCCCGTCCTCGCACAGGCGGATGAAACTACGCATCATCGCCTTCCCGTCCGCGGTGAGGATGCTCTCGGGGTGGAACTGCACGCCGACGTGGGGGCGCTCGCGGTGCCGGACGCCCATGACGACTCCCTCCTCGGCCTCGGTCCGCGCGCTCTCGACCAGGGACTCCGGAAGGTCGCCGCGTTCGACACAGAGCGAGTGGTAACGCCCGACGTCGACGCGATCCGGCAGGTCGGCGAACACCCCCGTCCCGTCGTGGGTCACCGTCGAAGGCTTCCCGTGGACGACCTCCGGGGCCCGCACGACGGGCGCGCCGTTCGCGGCACACAGCGCCTGGTGGCCGAGACAGACGCCGAGCGTCGGGTAGGAGAGCTCGCGGAACACCGGGATCGAGACGCCCGCCTCCGCCGGGGTTCCGGGTCCCGGCGAGACGACGATTCCGTCGGGGTCCAGCTCGCGGATATCCGCCACGTCGACGCGGTCGTTCCGGCGGACGACGACCGCTCCGGCGTCCTCGACGATTCTGCCGTCCCCGGACTCGCCACACCCCGACCCGCCGCCAGCGACGAGTTCGCCCACGTACTGCACGAGGTTGTACGCGAACGAGTCGTAGTTGTCGACGACGAGGACCCGGGTCACCGCTCCACCTCCATCTCGCCCGCTTCCAGCGCCTCGTCAACGGCGGTGACCAGCGCGCGGGCCTTGTCGAGCGTCTCCTCGTACTCGGCCTCGGGCTTCGAATCGTGGACGATGCCGGCACCGACCCGGAGGTGGTAGCGGTCGCCGGTCCGCACGAGCGTCCGAATGACGATGTTGCACGTCGCGCGGCCGTCGAAGCCGAACGCGGCCATGGACCCGGTGTAGGGGCCCCGTCGGGTCCCTTCCAGTTCGTCGATGATCTCCATCGTCCGCGGCTTCGGCGCGCCGGTGATTGTGCCGCCGGGGAACACGGCGGCGAGGGTGTCAGCGAGCGTGCAGTCGGGTCGCTCGCGCCCCTCGACGAGCGAGACGAGGT
Protein-coding regions in this window:
- a CDS encoding anthranilate synthase component II; its protein translation is MTRVLVVDNYDSFAYNLVQYVGELVAGGGSGCGESGDGRIVEDAGAVVVRRNDRVDVADIRELDPDGIVVSPGPGTPAEAGVSIPVFRELSYPTLGVCLGHQALCAANGAPVVRAPEVVHGKPSTVTHDGTGVFADLPDRVDVGRYHSLCVERGDLPESLVESARTEAEEGVVMGVRHRERPHVGVQFHPESILTADGKAMMRSFIRLCEDGEPMWHDGGEPASSDRRKPTDSDDEGAGGGDDD
- a CDS encoding aminotransferase class IV gives rise to the protein MTEADSLRYHVDGEVVPAEEATVPVSDRGFRYGDAGFETMRAYGGTVFRWDAHLERLFDTLDSLGMPADELGLSKLDLRARVRETLAANDLREAYVRLSVTRGGAPGVTPPAAAEVDPTVVVVVRPLSRGGRTERGGEPGWDEPATVQTVKTRRVPDRSLPSDAKTHNYLNSVLAQVETRVTDADVALMLDADGTVAECAMANLFFVADDAIRTPSLDGPVLPGITRAEVLDVAREEGFPVEEGSYVPDDVRAADEAFLTSSVREIRPVESVDGVEIGGGPVTNLLSRLYADRVERECYGDEPDDAVDDAHGPDSDMDPTDD